In Gimesia benthica, a single window of DNA contains:
- a CDS encoding DUF1549 domain-containing protein, with the protein MAAIDRHPTQDTVLVGGADGVPKLYQVFRQSNRVIGDDANLVRTFPALKGRIFGVDIHPNGKQLVAVSSLNHTGELKVFSFDIAEKFPDNLVAILNKRVASRSAAEKKQIEESRTQNVKLVSEAQVPESGLYTVCYHPQGAVIAAAGQDGRIRLYDSATGKLKKSFVPVPLKQTQPQIAAKPGSGKTENQESQQNELVVIDLNQAKLPKETFSGADPIVKLEVQPAQATIAQKYDTVQFLVTGHLKSGAKADLTRLVSVSQKGKPILHISETGLVRALQPGTVEVNFSLQGQQVTSKIQVPPFSADYSPDYWRDVAPAFTKMGCNSGLCHGANKGKDGFKLSLRGTDDLFDLRAFTDDLKSRRVNLAAPEQSLILLKAIAEVPHKGGQLALPGDAHYQIVSSWINKGTPLDREAARVERIRVVPENPVVPRAGLLQQFRVLATYSNGEERDVTSDAFIDSSNIEVAKMHHGGIAEVLRRGEAPLLARYEGKYAATTVTVMGDRSEFAWKQQPVFNYIDQLVDQKLKKTKTLPSQLCTDAEFIRRVYIDLTGLPPTIEDVKTFLADKRDSRLKRNELIDRLLGSPEFVEHWTNKWADLLQVNRKYLGVEGAKNFRDWIEKSVSENMPYDKFAYEILSASGSNKANPAASYFKIHRTPEDTMENTTHLFLAIRFNCNKCHDHPFERWTQDQYYETSAFFAQFGLKAAPESKGRNIGGTAVESGKPLFEVVYDKNEGEMIHERTGLKTPPKFPYPAEFKADPKADLSRREKLARWITSRDNQYFAKAYANRVWGYLTGTGLIEPIDDIRAGNPPSNPELLDKLTEDFLSHDFDVRHLMRVICQSRTYQLSIESNEWNEDDKINYSHAKARRLPAEVLYDALCRVTGSESNIPGVPAGTRAAELPDVGFKLKSDFLAKFGRAQRESPCECERSSSVELGPVMALISGPTVGNAISDPNNALSKLVQQENNDSSLVDSIFLRVLNRPATTEEKQAGVKLIQQQIQNEHQSLKQRLAEYEKSLPSEIVQQENQRVQNIKDAQEKIVSFQQAIAPREAWLNKEQQARTARLQNELTEYQKSLQSRIAAWEKEETKGSNWVVIKPDSLSATNESTLEVQQDQSILAKGKNGKGDYQIVAQTNLKALSAVRLEVLTDDSLPQKGPGRSGDGNFVLNEFEVYAAPKSKPDQKQKLKLFNSQADFSQNTYLVATAIDGQVKPSGEGWAVSPQIGKSHKASFDIQSPLPADDQGVILTFVMKQHFSSNTHSIGRFRLSVTNGKGPTTLDQHPQDIRNILAKQADKRNAAEKKKLLDYYSKSDSKLQSMIKAVADSKQPRPTDPKLVELQQHLTAMQNVRPVDRKLTRLRDDVQLSAEQVKQNRLVAAQDLTWALINSPAFLFNH; encoded by the coding sequence TTGGCAGCCATCGATCGCCATCCTACACAGGATACGGTTCTGGTCGGTGGTGCAGACGGGGTTCCCAAGTTGTATCAGGTCTTCCGTCAGTCCAATCGCGTGATTGGCGATGATGCGAATCTGGTGCGGACCTTCCCTGCCCTCAAAGGCCGGATCTTTGGTGTCGACATTCATCCTAACGGCAAACAACTCGTCGCAGTCAGCAGTCTCAATCATACCGGGGAATTGAAAGTCTTTTCCTTCGATATTGCCGAGAAATTTCCTGACAATCTGGTTGCAATCTTAAACAAACGAGTCGCTTCGCGCAGTGCTGCCGAAAAGAAGCAGATTGAAGAGAGCCGCACTCAGAATGTGAAACTGGTCAGTGAAGCCCAGGTGCCTGAATCAGGACTTTATACTGTCTGCTATCATCCTCAGGGGGCCGTGATTGCAGCCGCTGGACAGGATGGCCGGATACGGTTATATGATTCCGCTACTGGAAAACTGAAAAAGTCATTTGTTCCGGTCCCATTAAAGCAGACGCAGCCTCAAATCGCTGCGAAACCCGGATCTGGCAAGACTGAAAATCAAGAGTCTCAACAGAACGAACTCGTTGTGATCGACCTCAATCAGGCGAAACTGCCGAAGGAGACATTCTCGGGGGCCGACCCAATTGTAAAACTGGAAGTACAGCCTGCTCAGGCCACAATCGCTCAGAAGTATGATACAGTCCAGTTTCTCGTAACCGGTCATCTGAAATCCGGGGCCAAAGCAGATTTGACTCGATTGGTAAGTGTCAGTCAGAAAGGGAAACCCATTCTGCACATTTCCGAAACCGGACTGGTGCGTGCTTTGCAGCCTGGAACTGTTGAAGTGAATTTCAGTCTGCAGGGCCAGCAGGTTACTTCGAAAATTCAAGTGCCCCCCTTCTCCGCAGATTACAGTCCGGATTACTGGCGGGATGTGGCACCTGCGTTTACGAAAATGGGATGTAATTCCGGGCTCTGTCACGGTGCTAACAAAGGGAAAGACGGATTCAAACTTTCTCTCCGTGGAACTGATGATCTCTTTGACCTGCGTGCCTTCACGGACGACTTGAAATCACGTCGTGTCAATCTGGCCGCGCCAGAGCAAAGTTTGATTCTGTTGAAAGCGATTGCTGAAGTGCCTCACAAGGGGGGACAGCTGGCCTTGCCCGGGGACGCACACTACCAGATCGTCTCTTCCTGGATCAATAAGGGAACACCTCTGGACCGGGAAGCGGCCCGGGTAGAACGGATCAGGGTCGTGCCTGAGAATCCGGTTGTACCACGCGCCGGTCTGCTGCAGCAGTTCCGTGTCCTGGCCACCTATTCCAATGGAGAAGAACGGGATGTCACCAGTGATGCCTTCATTGACAGCAGTAATATCGAAGTTGCCAAAATGCATCATGGCGGAATTGCTGAAGTCCTGCGTCGAGGCGAAGCGCCACTGCTGGCCCGCTACGAAGGGAAGTATGCAGCCACGACCGTTACTGTCATGGGCGATCGCTCTGAATTTGCCTGGAAGCAGCAACCGGTTTTTAACTACATTGATCAACTCGTCGATCAGAAACTGAAAAAGACAAAAACCCTGCCCTCTCAATTGTGTACCGATGCAGAATTTATCCGGCGGGTTTACATCGATCTGACTGGTCTGCCTCCTACGATTGAAGATGTGAAAACGTTCCTGGCAGACAAACGCGATTCACGCCTCAAACGCAATGAACTGATTGATCGTCTGCTCGGTTCCCCGGAATTTGTAGAACACTGGACTAACAAGTGGGCTGATCTATTGCAGGTCAACCGGAAATATCTGGGCGTTGAAGGGGCAAAGAATTTCCGTGACTGGATTGAAAAATCAGTCTCCGAGAATATGCCTTACGATAAGTTCGCTTACGAAATTCTTTCAGCCAGTGGTTCCAATAAAGCGAATCCTGCTGCATCGTACTTTAAAATCCATCGCACACCTGAAGACACGATGGAAAATACGACACACTTGTTCCTGGCAATTCGCTTCAATTGCAATAAATGTCATGACCATCCCTTCGAACGTTGGACTCAGGATCAGTACTATGAAACCTCGGCATTCTTCGCTCAATTTGGTCTGAAAGCAGCTCCAGAAAGTAAGGGACGAAATATTGGTGGTACCGCCGTTGAAAGTGGTAAGCCCCTGTTCGAGGTCGTGTACGACAAGAACGAAGGGGAAATGATTCATGAACGAACCGGCTTGAAAACACCGCCGAAATTCCCCTACCCTGCTGAGTTCAAAGCCGATCCGAAAGCGGATCTTTCACGGCGTGAAAAACTGGCCCGCTGGATCACCTCTCGGGACAACCAGTACTTCGCCAAGGCTTATGCCAACCGGGTCTGGGGTTACCTGACGGGAACCGGGTTGATTGAGCCGATTGACGACATTCGAGCTGGTAATCCACCTTCCAATCCAGAACTGCTGGATAAACTGACCGAGGATTTCCTGTCTCACGATTTTGACGTACGGCATCTGATGCGCGTGATCTGTCAGTCGCGGACCTATCAGCTGTCTATCGAATCCAACGAATGGAACGAAGATGATAAGATTAATTATTCGCATGCCAAAGCACGTCGCTTGCCAGCAGAGGTACTTTACGATGCTCTCTGTCGAGTGACCGGGTCTGAATCCAATATTCCTGGTGTTCCTGCGGGGACTCGGGCAGCAGAACTTCCCGATGTGGGCTTCAAACTGAAAAGCGACTTCCTGGCCAAGTTCGGTCGTGCTCAGCGTGAAAGTCCCTGTGAATGCGAACGATCTTCGAGTGTTGAACTGGGACCGGTGATGGCTCTGATCAGTGGTCCCACAGTCGGTAATGCGATCAGTGACCCCAATAATGCCTTGAGTAAGCTGGTTCAGCAGGAAAATAATGACTCTTCCTTGGTCGATTCAATCTTTCTGCGGGTATTAAATCGTCCGGCGACTACTGAGGAAAAGCAGGCTGGTGTTAAATTGATTCAACAGCAGATTCAGAATGAACACCAGTCACTGAAGCAGCGTCTGGCGGAATATGAAAAGAGCCTGCCCTCTGAGATCGTTCAGCAGGAAAATCAACGGGTTCAGAATATCAAAGACGCACAAGAGAAAATTGTTTCGTTCCAACAGGCCATCGCCCCCCGCGAAGCCTGGTTGAACAAAGAGCAACAGGCTAGGACAGCACGGTTACAAAATGAGTTGACAGAGTATCAGAAATCCTTGCAATCTCGGATCGCTGCCTGGGAGAAAGAAGAAACCAAAGGTTCCAATTGGGTCGTCATCAAGCCAGACTCATTATCGGCGACCAACGAATCGACCCTGGAAGTACAGCAGGATCAGTCGATCCTGGCCAAAGGTAAAAATGGAAAAGGCGACTATCAGATTGTTGCTCAGACAAATCTGAAAGCGCTCTCTGCAGTTCGCCTGGAAGTACTCACCGATGATTCTCTACCCCAAAAGGGACCGGGACGTTCAGGAGACGGAAACTTCGTTCTCAATGAGTTCGAGGTTTATGCGGCTCCAAAATCGAAACCAGATCAGAAACAGAAGCTGAAACTGTTTAACTCCCAGGCAGATTTCAGCCAGAATACGTATCTGGTTGCGACCGCCATTGATGGTCAGGTCAAGCCATCAGGCGAGGGCTGGGCTGTCTCACCACAGATCGGGAAGTCTCATAAAGCCAGTTTCGACATTCAGTCTCCGTTACCTGCCGATGACCAGGGAGTCATTTTGACCTTTGTCATGAAACAGCACTTTAGCAGTAATACGCATTCTATCGGTCGTTTCCGGCTCTCTGTCACCAATGGGAAAGGACCAACTACGCTCGATCAGCATCCCCAGGATATCCGTAACATTCTGGCGAAACAGGCTGATAAGCGTAACGCTGCAGAGAAAAAGAAACTGCTTGACTATTACAGTAAATCAGACAGCAAACTGCAGTCGATGATCAAAGCAGTTGCGGACAGTAAACAGCCGCGGCCAACCGATCCCAAACTTGTCGAATTACAGCAGCATCTGACAGCGATGCAGAATGTGCGTCCCGTCGATCGCAAATTGACACGTCTGCGTGATGATGTGCAGTTGAGTGCAGAACAGGTCAAACAGAATCGACTGGTTGCTGCCCAGGACCTTACATGGGCGTTAATCAACAGCCCTGCCTTCCTGTTTAATCATTAA
- a CDS encoding WD40 domain-containing protein: MSFDKFRAYSFSGFALCSVFFTTLIDATPSHADQKVSFYQQVRPILQAHCAGCHHPRNPEGDYVVTEFVDLLKGGESESAAIVPGKPDESYLVKLITPEGNEAEMPKAKTPLAQEQITLIRTWIQQGAVNDSPAKVEYRFNKENPPTYSAPPVITSLDYSPDGKLLAVAGFHEVLLHKAEGDQIVGRLIGKSQRIESVTFSPDGKFLAVTGGTPAERGEIQIWDVAQQSLVKSIPLTYDTIYGASWSPDGKLLAFGCSDNTLRAVEVATGKEILYQGAHYDWVLDTVFSKDGSHVISVSRDRTTKLTEVKTQRFIDNITSITPKALTGDWQPSIAILHRIRFWSVVQTGFPSCIRSSVSPIA; this comes from the coding sequence AAAGGTCAGCTTTTACCAGCAGGTCCGACCGATTTTGCAGGCTCACTGTGCCGGCTGTCACCATCCACGAAATCCGGAGGGTGATTATGTTGTCACTGAATTCGTCGACCTGTTAAAAGGAGGCGAAAGTGAATCGGCTGCCATCGTTCCGGGCAAGCCGGATGAAAGTTACCTGGTAAAATTGATTACACCTGAGGGTAACGAAGCCGAAATGCCCAAGGCGAAAACGCCGCTGGCTCAGGAGCAGATCACCCTGATCCGTACCTGGATCCAGCAGGGAGCCGTGAATGACTCGCCGGCAAAAGTGGAGTATCGCTTTAATAAAGAAAATCCACCGACTTATTCAGCACCGCCTGTCATTACTTCCCTGGACTATTCTCCCGATGGGAAACTCCTGGCTGTCGCCGGCTTTCATGAGGTCCTTTTGCATAAAGCGGAAGGAGACCAGATTGTCGGTCGTCTGATTGGTAAATCACAGCGGATCGAATCGGTCACCTTCTCTCCTGATGGGAAATTCCTGGCTGTCACGGGGGGAACCCCTGCAGAACGGGGCGAAATCCAGATCTGGGATGTGGCGCAGCAGTCACTCGTCAAGTCGATTCCCCTCACCTACGACACAATCTATGGCGCCAGCTGGTCTCCCGATGGAAAGCTGCTGGCCTTTGGTTGCAGCGATAACACTCTTCGTGCAGTTGAGGTCGCTACCGGTAAAGAAATTCTCTACCAGGGAGCACACTACGACTGGGTGTTGGATACCGTATTTTCTAAAGATGGAAGTCATGTGATTTCTGTCAGCCGGGACCGCACTACCAAACTGACCGAAGTCAAAACACAGCGGTTCATCGATAACATAACATCGATTACTCCCAAAGCACTCACGGGGGATTGGCAGCCATCGATCGCCATCCTACACAGGATACGGTTCTGGTCGGTGGTGCAGACGGGGTTCCCAAGTTGTATCAGGTCTTCCGTCAGTCCAATCGCGTGA